The following DNA comes from Winogradskyella sp. PG-2.
TATGGTATAACCATATTTATAAGCCCTTTCATTTTCTTTCACCACTACTCTACCAATACTCGCTTCTTTAAAATAGTCTCCTGGTTTAAAAATACGTGTGTAAGCTACTAAATTGTCATTCTTATAACCTAAAACATGAATTGCCTTTTCATCCTTACCGTCAACATCTTGATATACACAATCTTGTTCTACAACAAAAACTTCACTTCTTAATTGTAATAAGTTGTAAAGTTCTTTTGTGGTTAACTCTTTAAATGTTTTAGTAAATATACTTAACACTGTAATGGAATTTTATCAACGCGGTTTTGATGACGACCTCCTTCAAATTCAGTTTCTAAAAAAGTATCTACAATTTGAATCGCTTGTTGTAATGCTGTAAAACGTGCTGGAATACAACAAATATTTGCATTATTATGTTGTCTTGTGAGTTCGGTAATCTCTTTAGTCCAACAAATACCTGCTCTTACTTTTTGATGCTTGTTAGCTGTCATTGCAACACCATTTGCACTACCACAAATTAAAATTCCAAAATCTACCTTATTATCAGCAACATCATTTGAAACAGGATGTACAAAATCTGGGTAATCTACACTATCTATAGTATCAGTACCATAATTGGTAATACTATATCCTTTACTTTCTAGGTGTTTTACAATAGCTTCTTTATAATCTGGACCTGCATGATCGTTTCCTATTGAGATGTTCATTGATTTAAAGTCTTTAATTGTTTCTTTGAAAATAGAAATCTATTATTAAGCTTCAAAGTTAATAATTGCTTATAAGTAAGCATAACTTATAACTACTTACTTATCCATAAATTTTATGTTTACAAACTTTTTTTAATACAAGTATTTATAATCACTGTTTATAAGTGTAACTAAAAATAAGGATTACTTGTTAATAACTGTTTACAAGTCTTAAAAACAAAAATTAGGTTTATTCATTAATTTTTACAAACTAAGCTAGAAATTTTAAAACCTAATTAGTTAACTGCTTTTTTTTAGAGAGTTATTAATAAGAGATAGGGAGGAAATAAACAGGGTTTTATAAAAAACATATCATTTATTTCTATTAACAACGGTTATTAACAACTGTGAATAGATTTTAAATTTAGGCTTAAAATGAAGTAGTTAACTAAAAAATTATTGTTAATTATATATTAAGTAAATCTAATAAGTCATTTCTCAAAACAAAACCTTTAAAAGTTATACTACCTATTAACAAGCTATAATAACCACCATTTTATTTTTTAAAATTTAAAAGAAAAATGATTATATGTATATATATGTTGATAACCTTAATTAGAAATTAAATTTTTACAAAGTCTACAAAAAGAATCATTATTTGTATTAGAATCTATATCTATTTGGTTTAAATACTCCTCTAACCAAGAATAACCACTTGGTGCTATGTCGTTATAATTTTTACCTTCAGGAACATTTGCTATAAACCAAATTTCAGGAATATGATCACTACTATTATAAAAAAATCTAGATCTAGATATAGAATTTATAGGAGTTACGTTATAATCCGTATTCAGATTTAAAGGTGTAACATAATTACCAGATGCTACTTGATTTAAAGCATTTAAATCTAATACATCTAAATTAGTACCTACACTTCCATCTGAGTTTAATCTTGCATTACAACCAACATCTTTTCTAACATTTATTATAGTTTCATCTGCAGATAAAATAGTAAATGAAGGACCTGAAATAATATGTTGTGTACTAGTAAAATAATAACTAGGAAGTTGATCACCATAAGTAGAACTACCGAAATTAAAACGTTTCCAACTTAACTTATTATTAGCATTCATATCTGAAATTGAGTTAGTTAAACTTGAAACCACAGAAGCAACGATTTTATTTCCGTTAGTGTAAATATTAGGTATTTGATTATAGCCAAATAATTGAAGTGTTTGGTCTTTTACAGGAAATTCTAAGTTATCTCCAAAATCATTGTAATTATTTATATGATTTAAATTAAAACCTCCATTTCCTCTTATTAATCTTCCAGACTGACCCCAAGTCACATTATTTATAATATCAAAGTTATAGTTAGTTCCTGCTATGTTAGGATATCTATAACCAGAATTATAAAACATATTAAAAATAAAAGATATTTTTCCAGATTCATTGTAGTTACCTTCTTCTTTACCTAAAATAGAACCTCTTGGACTTTCTATAAATAAACATCTTTGAATAGTTATATTATTTATA
Coding sequences within:
- a CDS encoding GNAT family N-acetyltransferase: MLSIFTKTFKELTTKELYNLLQLRSEVFVVEQDCVYQDVDGKDEKAIHVLGYKNDNLVAYTRIFKPGDYFKEASIGRVVVKENERAYKYGYTIMKDSIEAIKTRYNQSKIRISAQTYLKQFYNNLEFKEVGKEYLEDGIPHINMIRV
- the rpiB gene encoding ribose 5-phosphate isomerase B, which encodes MNISIGNDHAGPDYKEAIVKHLESKGYSITNYGTDTIDSVDYPDFVHPVSNDVADNKVDFGILICGSANGVAMTANKHQKVRAGICWTKEITELTRQHNNANICCIPARFTALQQAIQIVDTFLETEFEGGRHQNRVDKIPLQC